A region from the Desulfuromonadales bacterium genome encodes:
- a CDS encoding L,D-transpeptidase, which produces MKYFRYLQTGLVLAAISVLFACSEPPVPSEFHASILQDRELWRAGAPLYAPKEYGDYLDALRSSQELLTRQKSRFVWFRNYDPATQTFRQVLAKGEAVLARVQDNKAQQQSEIDGKAEDLDKRIKRLRGLSESVKDNRLAARRLMKAEVLLDEATALAKTGKHGEARARLEQAIAEVEWVFKAITPLVKRYADREQIAYWRRMLNEGVAQSKKNGGYLIVVSKIDRELTLYRNGIPQRTYQAGLGFNFLSDKLYSGDRATPEGNYRIIKKLPASKYFRALLIDYPNAEDQRRFARAKREGLLSASARIGGLIEIHGGGKDGMTYGCVALEDQQMLDLYNTVEVGTPVVIVGAVEFDNVVSSFLKHTE; this is translated from the coding sequence TTGAAGTACTTTCGATATCTGCAGACGGGCCTCGTTCTCGCCGCTATTTCTGTATTGTTTGCTTGTAGTGAACCGCCGGTACCGTCAGAGTTCCATGCGTCGATCCTTCAGGATCGGGAGCTCTGGCGGGCCGGCGCTCCATTGTATGCGCCAAAGGAATACGGCGATTACCTTGATGCCCTGAGGTCGAGCCAGGAACTGTTGACCCGGCAAAAATCCCGTTTTGTCTGGTTCAGGAATTACGATCCGGCGACACAGACCTTTCGTCAGGTCCTGGCGAAGGGGGAAGCCGTTCTTGCTCGAGTACAAGACAACAAGGCCCAGCAACAGTCCGAGATCGACGGCAAAGCTGAAGATCTCGATAAACGAATCAAGCGTCTGAGAGGCCTCTCAGAAAGCGTCAAGGATAATCGGCTGGCGGCCCGCCGTCTGATGAAAGCGGAGGTTCTTCTGGATGAGGCCACCGCTTTGGCAAAGACGGGTAAGCACGGGGAGGCCCGTGCCCGACTCGAGCAGGCCATTGCCGAAGTCGAATGGGTGTTCAAGGCCATCACCCCGCTGGTCAAACGCTACGCCGACCGCGAACAGATCGCCTATTGGCGGCGGATGCTCAACGAGGGTGTGGCGCAGTCCAAAAAGAACGGTGGCTATCTCATCGTGGTCAGCAAAATCGACCGAGAGTTGACCCTCTACCGTAACGGCATCCCACAACGTACCTATCAAGCCGGACTAGGTTTCAATTTCCTCAGCGACAAGCTCTACTCCGGCGACCGGGCCACTCCTGAGGGAAATTACCGCATCATTAAAAAGCTGCCGGCGAGCAAGTATTTCCGCGCATTGCTGATCGACTATCCCAATGCTGAGGATCAAAGACGTTTTGCCCGGGCTAAAAGAGAAGGATTGCTTTCGGCCAGTGCCAGGATCGGTGGGCTCATTGAAATCCACGGTGGTGGCAAAGACGGAATGACTTATGGCTGCGTCGCTCTGGAAGACCAGCAGATGCTTGATTTGTACAACACCGTGGAAGTTGGCACGCCAGTCGTTATTGTAGGAGCTGTCGAATTTGACAACGTTGTATCCTCGTTCCTCAAACATACTGAATAA
- a CDS encoding sulfide/dihydroorotate dehydrogenase-like FAD/NAD-binding protein, whose translation MFEVIRNETLAPSLHRMVIRAPRIAAARQAGQFVIVRAATDEERIPLTIGDADPQAGTITLFIQAIGASTRRIVAAPAGGTLRDVAGPLGMATEMERWGRVACVGGGVGTAVLYPMAKALAQIGNEVTTIIGGRSAPYIILADELAVFSAAVRITTEDGSCGRQGFVTAELAELVADPARRPEAVFAVGPVPMMRAVAELTRPAGIKTIVSLNPIMIDGTGMCGGCRVEVGGESKFACVDGPEFDGHLVNYATLADRLTMYQEHETCRVGLG comes from the coding sequence ATGTTTGAAGTAATCCGAAACGAGACTCTTGCCCCCAGCCTGCACCGCATGGTGATCCGCGCCCCGCGAATCGCCGCCGCCCGCCAGGCGGGACAATTCGTCATCGTCCGCGCCGCGACCGACGAGGAGCGCATACCGCTGACCATCGGCGACGCCGACCCGCAGGCCGGAACGATCACCCTCTTCATCCAGGCGATCGGTGCCTCGACCCGCCGCATCGTCGCTGCCCCGGCCGGTGGCACTCTTCGTGACGTGGCCGGCCCCCTCGGCATGGCGACGGAAATGGAGCGCTGGGGACGTGTGGCCTGCGTCGGCGGCGGGGTCGGCACCGCTGTCCTCTATCCCATGGCCAAGGCCCTGGCGCAGATCGGCAACGAAGTCACCACCATCATCGGCGGCCGCTCGGCGCCATACATCATCCTCGCCGACGAGTTGGCCGTCTTCTCCGCTGCAGTCAGGATTACCACCGAAGACGGCAGCTGCGGACGTCAGGGCTTCGTTACCGCCGAACTCGCCGAACTGGTCGCCGATCCCGCCCGCCGTCCTGAAGCGGTCTTCGCCGTCGGGCCGGTGCCGATGATGCGGGCCGTAGCCGAACTGACCCGTCCGGCCGGCATCAAGACCATCGTCAGCCTCAATCCGATCATGATCGACGGCACCGGGATGTGCGGCGGCTGCCGCGTCGAAGTCGGCGGCGAATCGAAATTCGCCTGCGTCGACGGGCCGGAGTTTGACGGCCACCTGGTTAATTACGCCACGCTTGCCGACCGGCTCACCATGTATCAGGAGCACGAGACCTGCCGGGTAGGGTTGGGATAG
- a CDS encoding DUF4398 domain-containing protein — translation MKKISVMLLGLALVVSLSACGKQPTEEMGATRASIDAAVSEGAEKYTPEDLKVVNDQMDAAMAEIKVQDDKLFKNYDKAKEMLAKAKADADALKGKVATVKEEMKNSAIALLAEATTAVADAKTALDSAPRGKGTAADIEAMKADAAGLEEALKEIQPLIDGGEYASAVEKATAIKTRAVAVSDEIKAVQEKLQGLKK, via the coding sequence ATGAAAAAGATTTCGGTAATGCTGCTCGGTCTTGCTCTCGTGGTTTCTCTGTCGGCTTGCGGCAAGCAGCCGACGGAAGAAATGGGTGCCACCCGCGCTTCGATCGACGCCGCCGTGAGCGAAGGGGCTGAGAAATACACCCCCGAAGACCTGAAAGTGGTCAACGACCAGATGGACGCTGCGATGGCTGAAATCAAAGTTCAGGACGACAAGCTTTTCAAGAACTACGACAAGGCGAAAGAAATGCTCGCCAAGGCCAAAGCCGACGCTGACGCCCTCAAAGGCAAAGTGGCTACCGTCAAGGAAGAAATGAAGAACAGCGCCATCGCTCTTCTCGCCGAAGCGACCACCGCTGTGGCCGATGCCAAGACCGCTCTTGACTCCGCTCCCCGTGGCAAAGGCACCGCGGCTGACATCGAAGCGATGAAAGCTGACGCTGCCGGCCTGGAAGAGGCTCTCAAGGAAATCCAGCCGCTGATCGACGGTGGCGAGTACGCCTCGGCCGTGGAGAAGGCTACCGCCATCAAGACCCGCGCCGTTGCCGTTTCCGACGAGATCAAAGCCGTCCAGGAAAAACTGCAGGGCCTGAAGAAGTAA
- a CDS encoding thioesterase family protein: MTTSFDLTVRYAETDAQGVVHHANYLVWFEEGRSDHLRQKGLCYSDIERSGFFVVVAEVQVQYKAPAFYEDRITIETTLQRARGKILEFTYRALNQAGTTLAEGRTLHVVLGSDRRPASLPTAVLAKIQ; this comes from the coding sequence ATGACAACTTCTTTTGATCTGACCGTTCGCTATGCCGAAACCGATGCTCAGGGCGTAGTGCATCACGCAAACTATCTGGTGTGGTTCGAAGAGGGTCGCTCCGACCATCTGCGCCAGAAGGGGCTCTGCTACAGCGACATTGAGCGCAGTGGATTCTTCGTTGTGGTCGCCGAGGTCCAGGTGCAGTACAAGGCACCGGCATTCTATGAAGACCGGATCACAATTGAAACTACGTTGCAGCGGGCCAGGGGGAAGATTCTGGAATTCACCTATCGGGCGCTCAACCAGGCCGGTACAACCCTGGCCGAGGGACGTACTCTGCATGTAGTCCTTGGATCCGACAGGCGGCCCGCTTCCCTGCCGACCGCAGTTCTTGCCAAAATTCAATAG
- a CDS encoding nitrous oxide-stimulated promoter family protein codes for MSAKEAKDLRVLALFTAVYCRSRHAAEKAPFAAGEPELQELGLERFHLCGECREFLAYAFARRLRCPLDPKPTCKHCHVHCYRPGHREKVREIMRFSGRHLILRGRLDLLWHYFF; via the coding sequence TTGAGTGCGAAAGAGGCGAAGGACCTCCGGGTTCTCGCCCTGTTCACTGCCGTTTACTGTCGATCCCGGCATGCTGCCGAAAAGGCACCATTTGCGGCCGGCGAGCCGGAGTTGCAGGAACTGGGGCTGGAACGTTTTCATCTCTGCGGCGAATGCCGGGAGTTTCTCGCCTACGCCTTTGCCCGCCGGCTCAGGTGCCCGCTCGACCCGAAGCCGACCTGCAAGCATTGCCACGTCCATTGCTACCGGCCGGGTCACCGGGAGAAGGTGCGGGAGATCATGCGTTTCTCCGGCCGGCACCTGATCCTGCGTGGGCGGCTCGACCTGCTCTGGCACTATTTCTTTTAA
- a CDS encoding 4Fe-4S binding protein yields the protein MIREIVRIDEEKCDGCGLCVPACAEGAIQIIDGKARLLADNLCDGLGACLGHCPKDAIIVEKRAADEFDEEAVKEHLKSTGREIAAHAEPAHGGCPSAQVQSLAAPAHGGGCPSARLMSFDKPTGSAEEVSARPSELRQWPVQMHLVPPSAPFLKDADLLLAADCVPFAYADFHRDFLPGRALLIGCPKLDDGQAYLHKLTAILRQNEIRSLTVLHMEVPCCSGLIMLARQAIAASGKNVPLETIRIGIQGERK from the coding sequence ATGATCCGGGAAATCGTCAGAATAGATGAAGAAAAGTGCGACGGCTGCGGCCTCTGCGTTCCTGCCTGCGCCGAAGGGGCGATACAGATCATCGACGGCAAGGCCAGACTGCTTGCGGACAACCTCTGCGATGGTCTCGGTGCCTGCCTCGGCCATTGCCCGAAGGATGCCATCATTGTCGAAAAAAGAGCGGCCGATGAGTTTGATGAGGAGGCGGTTAAGGAGCACCTCAAAAGCACCGGCCGTGAAATTGCGGCGCATGCGGAGCCGGCTCACGGGGGTTGTCCGTCGGCGCAGGTGCAGAGCCTGGCGGCTCCCGCTCATGGCGGTGGCTGTCCCTCCGCGCGGCTGATGAGTTTCGACAAGCCGACCGGGTCTGCCGAGGAGGTCTCGGCGAGACCTTCCGAGCTGCGCCAGTGGCCGGTGCAGATGCACCTGGTGCCGCCGAGCGCACCGTTTCTGAAGGATGCAGACCTCTTGCTGGCCGCCGATTGCGTTCCCTTCGCTTATGCTGATTTCCACCGGGATTTTCTGCCGGGGCGGGCACTGCTCATAGGTTGCCCGAAGCTGGATGACGGCCAGGCGTACTTGCATAAACTGACCGCCATTTTGCGCCAGAATGAGATCCGCAGCCTGACCGTGCTGCACATGGAGGTTCCCTGCTGTTCGGGGCTGATCATGCTCGCCCGGCAGGCGATCGCCGCCAGCGGCAAGAACGTTCCCCTCGAGACCATCCGCATCGGCATCCAGGGCGAACGCAAGTAG
- a CDS encoding HD domain-containing protein — protein MRDFLQQVRQAMEDFFGADARRIAHALQVTAYADELLVYIDADPNVTLTAAYLHDIGIPAAESIYGSCAGPYQEELGPPVARELLSGLGAPAELIEAVCALIGKHHTPGGIDSPEFRILWDADALVNLNEVVPGKNPEQIRAILDKWLVTEPGYRRALGLFLS, from the coding sequence ATGCGCGATTTTCTGCAGCAGGTCCGGCAAGCTATGGAAGACTTTTTTGGCGCCGACGCCCGGCGCATCGCCCATGCCCTGCAGGTGACGGCTTATGCCGATGAGCTTCTCGTCTATATCGATGCCGATCCGAACGTGACGCTGACCGCGGCCTACCTGCACGATATAGGCATACCGGCCGCCGAAAGCATCTACGGCTCCTGCGCCGGCCCTTATCAGGAAGAGCTGGGGCCGCCGGTGGCCAGAGAGCTGCTGAGCGGTCTGGGCGCGCCCGCCGAATTGATCGAGGCGGTCTGCGCCCTGATCGGCAAGCATCACACCCCGGGCGGCATCGATTCACCCGAGTTCCGCATCCTCTGGGACGCTGACGCCCTGGTCAATCTGAACGAAGTCGTGCCGGGCAAGAATCCGGAGCAGATTCGCGCCATCCTCGATAAGTGGTTGGTCACTGAGCCGGGCTATCGCCGGGCTCTGGGTCTGTTCCTCTCCTGA
- a CDS encoding Crp/Fnr family transcriptional regulator, protein MDTRSIIKRCHLFAGVTDEDLDYLTRVGKLREHEKSEVLFSDGEKALGFYVVGAGKVKIYKLSPEGKERILHIVHPGGTFAEAAIFGNGLYPAYAEPLERSHLVFFPKNEFLNLLHDHSQIAINMIGGLSRFLRQFATQIEELTFKDVPARLARYLLDLAGDDAESVELPISKTQLASNLGTVSETLSRTFRKLADDAIIEVRGKVIDILDRDRLEDLAEKYRE, encoded by the coding sequence ATGGATACCCGAAGCATTATCAAGCGTTGTCATCTCTTCGCCGGGGTCACCGACGAGGACCTCGACTACCTCACCCGCGTCGGCAAGCTGCGCGAGCACGAGAAGAGCGAAGTCCTCTTCTCCGACGGTGAGAAGGCCCTCGGTTTCTACGTCGTCGGCGCCGGCAAGGTAAAAATCTACAAGCTCTCCCCCGAGGGGAAGGAGCGTATCCTGCACATTGTCCATCCGGGGGGCACCTTCGCCGAGGCGGCCATCTTCGGCAACGGGCTCTATCCCGCCTACGCCGAGCCGCTGGAGAGGTCCCATCTCGTATTCTTCCCGAAAAACGAGTTTCTCAACCTGCTGCACGACCACTCGCAGATCGCCATCAACATGATCGGCGGGCTCTCCCGTTTCCTGCGCCAGTTCGCCACCCAGATCGAGGAACTCACCTTCAAGGATGTTCCTGCCCGCCTGGCGCGCTACCTGCTCGACCTGGCCGGTGACGATGCCGAGAGCGTCGAATTGCCCATTTCCAAGACCCAGCTCGCGTCCAACCTGGGGACGGTGAGCGAGACCCTTTCCCGGACCTTCCGCAAGCTAGCCGACGATGCCATCATTGAGGTGCGCGGCAAGGTGATCGACATCCTTGACCGTGACCGCCTCGAAGACCTGGCAGAGAAATATCGCGAATAG